A single Parabacteroides timonensis DNA region contains:
- a CDS encoding acyloxyacyl hydrolase, whose protein sequence is MKSGTERLNVLIILIAMCFLSDIAFADDGTYKNVPGDMTDSISYSRRLIHRLGVDGRPTYIFPTNSFLRGDNMDMKPIRKSISAHLKYSFQYYPNSYTDRIYRGSYQGLGLAMYSFDNKEEIGTPFALYLFQGARIAQLNPRLSFNYEWNFGASFGWKPYEEYDNPYNKVIGSKINAYINANFYLNYILSKELDLTAGVDLTHFSNGNTRFPNAGLNTVGLKVGLVYNFNRNGDLFSKPFFQPPVPRFPRHISYDVVLFGSWRRKGVYVGEGQVAAPGAFAVAGFNINPMYNFGYNFRAGVSVDGVYDESANIYADPYSSSSTEQFYRPPLSYQLALGLSARAEYVMPYFTVGIGLGGNVIHRGGDLKGLYQVLALKIEVTRSSFIHIGYNLQNFHTPNYLMLGIGYRFHNKYPTFHR, encoded by the coding sequence ATGAAAAGTGGAACAGAGAGGTTGAATGTCCTGATTATCCTGATTGCAATGTGCTTTTTATCCGACATTGCTTTTGCTGATGATGGGACATATAAAAACGTACCGGGGGATATGACAGATTCCATATCCTACTCACGTCGTTTGATCCATAGGTTAGGTGTAGACGGACGGCCTACTTATATTTTCCCAACCAACTCTTTCCTGCGAGGAGACAATATGGATATGAAACCTATCCGTAAATCCATCTCTGCCCATTTGAAATATTCCTTTCAATATTATCCGAACAGTTACACGGACCGAATTTACAGAGGCTCCTACCAAGGACTTGGACTGGCAATGTATTCATTTGATAATAAAGAAGAAATAGGAACTCCCTTTGCCCTTTACCTCTTTCAGGGTGCACGTATTGCCCAGCTCAATCCCCGCCTGTCGTTCAACTATGAATGGAACTTCGGAGCTTCTTTCGGCTGGAAGCCTTATGAAGAATATGATAATCCGTACAATAAAGTGATCGGTTCGAAAATCAACGCTTATATCAATGCTAATTTCTACCTGAACTATATTCTTTCAAAAGAACTGGATCTGACAGCCGGAGTGGATTTAACGCATTTCTCGAATGGGAATACCCGGTTTCCGAATGCGGGACTGAATACAGTCGGACTGAAAGTGGGACTGGTATATAACTTTAACAGGAACGGCGATTTATTTTCCAAACCGTTCTTCCAGCCTCCTGTACCCCGTTTCCCCCGCCATATCAGCTATGATGTCGTCCTGTTCGGTTCATGGCGCCGGAAAGGTGTTTATGTGGGAGAAGGACAGGTTGCTGCACCGGGAGCATTTGCGGTAGCAGGATTCAACATTAACCCGATGTATAACTTCGGATATAATTTCCGGGCAGGTGTATCGGTGGATGGAGTTTATGACGAGAGTGCCAATATCTATGCCGATCCCTACTCCTCTTCTTCTACCGAACAGTTTTACCGTCCGCCGCTCAGCTACCAGCTGGCACTGGGACTTTCTGCCCGTGCCGAATATGTGATGCCTTACTTTACAGTCGGAATAGGTTTGGGAGGAAATGTGATACACCGCGGAGGGGATCTGAAAGGTTTATATCAGGTTTTGGCACTTAAAATCGAAGTTACCCGCAGTTCATTTATACATATCGGATACAACCTGCAAAACTTCCATACTCCCAATTACTTAATGCTAGGTATCGGATACCGGTTCCATAACAAGTATCCGACATTCCACCGATAA